The following are encoded in a window of Primulina eburnea isolate SZY01 chromosome 4, ASM2296580v1, whole genome shotgun sequence genomic DNA:
- the LOC140829995 gene encoding uncharacterized protein, which translates to MGSSQAKCKRTPSEENEVKSLKNKIRLLRGGINEIMAIREIESRVYEEQLIAFTAKQDKWKREKRRLKEEMKKLRKEESSPKYCMKNVDFNAEWEILKRDETLEKWKELYFTIKVELDELIQRTHGEERLCWDREEEILEEHKKELKAMEERIEYLEAKLASMEDQGIKKQREVDILRQSLRIMSHGKKLNNKIGQTGD; encoded by the exons ATGGGTAGTTCTCAAGCCAAATGCAAGAGAACTCCAAGTGAAGAAAATGAGGTGAAAagtttgaagaacaaaatcagGCTTCTCCGAGGTGGGATCAATGAAATCATGGCCATAAGAGAGATTGAGAGCCGAGTTTACGAGGAACAATTGATTGCTTTTACGGCCAAGCAAGACAAGTGGAAGAGGGAAAAGAGAAGATTGAAAGAAGAGATGAAGAAATTGAGAAAAGAAGAGAGTTCGCCCAAGTATTGCATGAAAAACGTGGATTTCAATGCTGAGTGGGAAATATTGAAGAGAGATGAGACTTTGGAGAAATGGAAAGAGCTTTATTTTACTATAAAAGTTGAGCTTGATGAGCTTATTCAAAGGACACATGGAg AGGAAAGGCTTTGTTGGGATAGAGAAGAAGAGATACTAGAGGAGCAtaagaaagaattgaaagccatggaagaaagaattgaatatCTTGAAGCAAAGTTAGCATCCATGGAAGATCAAGGAATCAAAAAGCAAAGAGAGGTGGACATACTAAGACAAAGCTTGAGAATTATGAGCCACGggaagaaattaaacaacaaaatcgGCCAAACAGGTGACTAA
- the LOC140829996 gene encoding uncharacterized protein: protein MSSGQFNAGQARGQTQAKTEEWVESAKNTASKAHDKACEAAGQTQQQAQRSKEENATFLQQTGEQMAHMAQGAIDGVKNTLGMGDKK, encoded by the exons ATGTCGAGTGGTCAGTTCAATGCAGGACAAGCTCGTGGCCAGACTCAG GCGAAGACAGAGGAGTGGGTGGAGTCTGCTAAGAATACGGCAAGCAAGGCCCATGATAAGGCCTGCGAAGCTGCTGGTCAAACCCAACAACAGGCCCAACGTAGCAAAGAGGAGAATGCTACCTTCCTTCAACAG ACTGGAGAACAGATGGCTCACATGGCTCAAGGTGCCATTGATGGTGTGAAAAACACACTCGGGATGGGTGACAAGAAGTGA
- the LOC140829471 gene encoding ammonium transporter 1 member 1-like translates to MASLSCSADQLAPLFGANVTSAAAVAEYICGQFSAVSDKFIDTSYAVDSTYLLFSAYLVFSMQLGFAMLCAGSVRAKNTMNIMLTNVLDAAAGGIFYYVFGFAFAFGAPSNGFIGRHFFGLKEMPSSLFDYSFFLYQWAFAIAAAGITSGSIAERTQFVAYLIYSSFLTGFVYPVVSHWFWSTDGWASAGNTGNLFLGTGVIDFAGSGVVHMVGGIAGLYGALIEGPRIGRFDHTGRAVVLRGHSATLVVLGTFLLWFGWYGFNPGSFTKILSAYTSGSYYGQWSAVGRTAVTTTLAGCTAALTTLFGKRLLSGHWNVTDVCNGLLGGFAAITAGCSVVDPWAAVICGFVAAWVLIGCNKLAEKVKYDDPLEAAQLHGGCGAWGIIFTALFATKKYVNEVYPGKPDRPYGLFMGGGWKLLFAHITQILVIIGWVSATMGPLFYILHKFKLLRISKEDELAGMDLTRHGGLAYVYEDDDVHNKHGMQMKRIEPTIS, encoded by the coding sequence ATGGCATCCCTGAGCTGCTCAGCCGATCAACTGGCGCCGCTATTCGGTGCCAACGTTACCAGCGCCGCCGCCGTAGCTGAATACATCTGCGGCCAATTCTCAGCAGTTTCAGACAAATTTATCGACACCTCCTACGCCGTGGATTCCACATACCTCCTCTTCTCCGCCTATCTCGTCTTCTCCATGCAGCTCGGATTCGCCATGCTCTGCGCCGGTTCCGTCCGAGCCAAGAACACCATGAACATAATGCTCACAAACGTCCTCGACGCCGCCGCCGGTGGTATCTTCTATTACGTGTTCGGATTTGCCTTTGCTTTCGGCGCGCCCTCTAACGGATTCATCGGCCGCCATTTCTTCGGCTTGAAGGAGATGCCGTCATCCCTATTCGATTACAGTTTCTTCCTCTACCAATGGGCTTTCGCCATCGCCGCGGCTGGAATCACCAGCGGATCCATAGCCGAGAGGACCCAGTTCGTGGCTTATCTGATCTACTCTTCATTCCTCACTGGATTCGTTTATCCCGTTGTCTCCCACTGGTTTTGGTCTACCGACGGATGGGCCAGTGCCGGTAACACGGGAAACCTATTTCTCGGAACCGGAGTGATTGATTTCGCCGGGTCTGGCGTCGTTCATATGGTTGGAGGCATTGCGGGTCTATATGGAGCATTGATCGAAGGCCCTAGAATCGGACGGTTTGATCATACGGGTCGGGCCGTGGTTCTTCGTGGGCACAGCGCCACTTTGGTTGTGCTGGGTACGTTCTTGTTATGGTTCGGGTGGTACGGCTTTAACCCTGGTTCGTTCACCAAGATCCTGAGCGCGTACACGAGTGGAAGCTACTACGGGCAGTGGTCTGCGGTCGGGCGGACGGCGGTGACCACCACTCTAGCCGGCTGCACCGCCGCGCTAACCACCTTGTTCGGCAAACGTCTTCTCTCCGGTCACTGGAACGTCACAGATGTATGCAACGGGCTGCTGGGCGGATTCGCTGCAATTACCGCTGGTTGCTCTGTGGTGGATCCCTGGGCGGCGGTGATATGCGGCTTCGTGGCGGCGTGGGTGTTGATTGGGTGTAACAAGCTGGCTGAGAAGGTGAAATACGACGACCCATTGGAGGCGGCACAGCTGCATGGAGGCTGCGGCGCTTGGGGGATTATCTTCACGGCTTTGTTTGCCACCAAGAAATATGTGAATGAGGTGTACCCGGGTAAACCGGATCGGCCATACGGGTTGTTCATGGGTGGGGGTTGGAAGCTTTTGTTTGCCCATATCACTCAGATATTGGTGATAATCGGGTGGGTCAGTGCAACGATGGGCCCATTGTTCTATATCCTACATAAGTTTAAGCTTCTTCGAATCTCGAAGGAGGATGAGTTGGCGGGTATGGATCTGACCCGACATGGTGGATTAGCTTATGTGTACGAGGATGATGATGTGCATAATAAACATGGGATGCAAATGAAGAGAATAGAGCCAACTATATCTTAa
- the LOC140829470 gene encoding DEAD-box ATP-dependent RNA helicase 13-like, which yields MAPAPESPDKKKAKRNPKKGRLMDSDHKLERLNSLPWNSSLPECNYASDDPFSLFIGSNELEGGFLALEEIDESDFGLEIPKIEMGNVKKRVSDKRKRNQRKNSEINYDTMFDGETVGETECKNDRVKEEDGKRQGKLGKKKKNVKKTKIEDQKNDREDEAVKKTAASDGKDSFEEDSVDGDEYSSWNELRLHPLLMKGIYKLKFKEPTPIQKACIPVAAHQGKDVIGAAETGSGKTLAFGLPIFQRLLEEQEKVERLLEEKGEANERIAPRSVMRALIVTPTRELALQVTDHLKEVAKGTIYRVVPIVGGMSTEKQERLLKARPEIVVGTPGRLWELMSGGEIHLVELHSLSFFVLDEADRMIESGHFRELQSIIDMLPTNRESTENQSQNTQSCMTFSSLQRKKRQTFVFSATLALSADFRKKLKRGSLNSKKEDLNSMETLSERAGMRANTAIVDLTNASILADKLMESVVECREEEKDAYLYYILSIHGLGRTIVFCTSISALRRISSLLRILGVNVWTLHSEMQQRARLKAVDRFRANEHSILVATDAAARGLDIPGVRTVIHYQLPLSAEVYVHRCGRTARAFTDGCSIVLISPSDASKFAALCKSFSKESFQRFPVEVSYVPEIMKRSSLAQKIDKIVRKDSQEKAEKSWLERNAESIELVLEDNDSEDERMKKYRQKKVTSNQLKKLQQELNSLLLRPLQPKTFPKRFLAGAGVSPLLQHQFEELARQKICGPSNIVQNKRQLVVIGQDCVEPLQALRSASKEASLELKEMAEKHKSMDSFRKKRKEMKKRMHEQRRKQRRKLKQGS from the exons ATGGCGCCCGCGCCCGAATCTCCCGACAAAAAGAAAGCCAAGCGGAACCCGAAGAAAGGACGCCTAATGGATTCGGACCACAAATTGGAACGTTTGAACTCACTTCCGTGGAATTCCTCGCTTCCAGAGTGTAATTATGCCAGTGACGATCCTTTCTCTCTCTTCATCGGTTCCAACGAGCTTGAGGGAG GATTTCTTGCTCTTGAGGAGATTGATGAATCGGATTTTGGGTTGGAAATTCCAAAGATCGAAATGGGAAATGTGAAGAAACGGGTAAGTGATAAAAGGAAACGAAATCAAAGAAAAAACAGTGAAATAAATTATGATACTATGTTTGATGGCGAGACTGTTGGTGAAACTGAATGCAAAAATGATAGAGTCAAAGAGGAGGATGGTAAAAGACAAGGAAAACTgggaaaaaagaagaagaatgtCAAGAAAACGAAAATTGAGGATCAGAAGAATGACAGAGAAGATGAAGCTGTGAAAAAAACTGCTG CTAGTGATGGAAAGGATAGTTTTGAAGAGGATTCAGTTGATGGAGATGAATATTCCTCATGGAATGAATTGAGACTTCATCCCTTATTAATGAAAGGAATATACAAGCTCAAATTCAAGGAGCCTACACCAATACAGAAAGCTTGTATTCCTGTTGCTGCCCATCAAGGCAAG GATGTAATTGGGGCTGCAGAAACAGGCTCCGGGAAGACACTTGCCTTTGGTTTGCCAATTTTTCAGCGGCTACttgaagaacaagaaaaagTGGAAAGGCTCTTGGAGGAAAAAGGAGAAGCCAATGAGAGAATTGCTCCACGCAGTGTTATGCGTGCTCTGATTGTTACCCCCACGAGAGAGCTTGCTCTTCAG GTCACTGATCATCTCAAGGAAGTAGCAAAGGGAACTATATATAGGGTTGTTCCTATTGTTGGTGGAATGTCAACAGAGAAGCAAGAAAGACTTCTAAAAGCAAGGCCTGAAATTGTTGTTGGAACTCCTGGGAGACTGTGGGAGCTTATGTCCGGGGGAGAGATTCATCTTGTGGAG ctGCACTCCTTGTCATTTTTTGTTTTAGATGAGGCTGACCGCATGATAGAAAGTGGCCATTTTCGCGAGTTACAATCCATTATTGATATGCTTCCCACGAACAGAGAATCGACTGAGAATCAGTCTCAGAATACCCAGAGCTGCATGACATTTTCGAGCCTCCAAAGAAAGAAAAGGCAAACCTTTGTGTTTTCTGCAACTCTTGCTCTATCTGCTGATTTTCGGAAGAAATTAAAACGTGGATCTTTGAATTCAAAAAAAGAAGACCTTAATTCAATGGAAACCCTTTCAGAGAGAGCAGGAATGAGGGCAAACACTGCAATAGTAGATCTTACAAATGCCTCCATTTTGGCAGATAAGCTCATGGAATCCGTAGTTGA ATGCAGGGAAGAAGAAAAGGATGCCTACTTGTATTACATTTTGAGTATTCATGGACTAGGTCGCACAATTGTCTTCTGCACTTCAATATCGGCATTACGTCGCATTTCTTCACTCTTGCGCATCCTCGGCGTCAATGTTTGGACCCTTCATTCAGAGATGCAGCAGAGAGCACGATTAAAG GCAGTTGATCGTTTCCGTGCAAATGAACATAGCATACTTGTTGCTACTGATGCTGCGGCACGAGGACTTGATATTCCTGGTGTTCGAACTGTTATTCATTATCAGCTTCCACTTTCAGCTGAA GTATACGTCCATAGATGTGGAAGAACAGCTAGAGCTTTTACTGATGGTTGCAGCATTGTTCTAATCTCACCGAGTGATGCATCAAAATTCGCAGCTCTGTGCAAATCATTTTCAAAG GAAAGTTTCCAGCGTTTTCCTGTTGAAGTGTCATATGTGCCAGAAATTATGAAGCGATCATCTCTTGCACAGAAAATAGACAAAATTGTGCGGAAGGATTCCCAG GAGAAGGCAGAGAAAAGTTGGTTGGAGCGAAATGCTGAATCAATTGAACTGGTTTTGGAGGATAATGACAGCGAGGATGAAAGAATGAAGAAATACAGACAAAAGAAAGTTACATCAAATCAGCTTAAGAAGTTGCAGCAA GAGCTCAACTCTCTGCTTTTGAGACCATTGCAGCCTAAAACATTTCCAAAGCGATTTTTGGCTGGT GCTGGTGTCTCGCCACTTCTTCAACATCAATTTGAAGAATTAGCGAGACAGAAAATTTGTGGTCCAAGTAATATTGTGCAGAATAAGAGGCAGTTGGTGGTCATAGGTCAGGATTGTGTGGAGCCACTTCAGGCATTGAGGAGCGCAAGCAAAGAG GCGAGCTTGGAACTTAAAGAGATGGCAGAAAAGCACAAGAGTATGGACAGCTTTAGAAAAAAGAGGAAAGAGATGAAAAAAC GTATGCACGAGCAAAGACGAAAGCAGAGGAGAAAGCTAAAGCAGGGAAGTTAG